A region from the Myripristis murdjan chromosome 23, fMyrMur1.1, whole genome shotgun sequence genome encodes:
- the LOC115354923 gene encoding NXPE family member 3-like isoform X3 — MESGAGRSRRIAVAFWLTLINNPKKTAILISIFLAGPAVYVLRYNISTQETPAVAKVTAVHQVFQNKTTPTTPVSNRQHINCSHQQLSPEERRLLDSIAWTKTPHVPVPVSLSTTSDPAHSTFTILLVRAGGQWHVGDELEALIQICDFQGRPKQFGGDFLVARLHDQTLGAGVAGRVVDHLNGYYTAVFPLLWEGQAQVEVTLVHPSEAITVLRRLNMEHPDRVEYKSVFRSGSVSETMVCNICLPQNQPLCNYTDLHTGEPWFCYKPRNLNCETRISHYKGRVSQNLMDKEETLFESGVNMKVSIRASGPDKVTVLPKEQGQPEVKSSTVKPEPAGYYYQGAWRALGGATVHQFNDASAISQCLTDKVVHMYGDSTMRQWFEHLSRVLPDLKVINLHSSTQCGPFMAVDTARNILVKFHCHAPPIRSYTVSSIKLGYVSNELNWLVGGSNTVVVFSIWAHFGTYPVEVYIRRLQSIRRAVQRLLDRAPETLVVIRTGNLKALTLDVALSNSDWYSLQRDKVLRDMFKGLKNVHLVDAWDMVLAHHLPHDLHPPPPIIKNMIDVLLSYICPPKNG, encoded by the exons ATGGAAAGCGGCGCTGGCAGAAGCAGGAGAATTGCCGTGGCTTTCTGGCTTACTCTTATCAATAACCCCAagaaaactgccatcctcatcTCCATCTTCCTGGCTGGGCCCGCTGTGTATGTGCTGCGATATAACATCAGCACGCAGGAG ACTCCAGCAGTGGCCAAAGTAACAGCTGTTCATCAGGTG tttcagaataAAACCACCCCCACCACTCCTGTCTCAAACCGCCAACACATCAACTGCAGCCACCAGCAGCTGTCGCCTGAGGAACGCCGCCTGCTGGACTCCATCGCTTGGACTAAAACCCCTCATGTGCCTGTACCCGTGTCCCTAAGcacgacctctgaccccgcccACAGCACCTTCACAATCCTGCTGGTGAGGGCAGGAGGTCAGTGGCATGTAGGCGATGAGCTGGAGGCTCTGATCCAAATTTGTGACTTCCAGGGTCGACCAAAACAATTTGGGGGAGATTTCCTGGTTGCCCGGCTGCATGACCAGACCCTCGGTGCAGGCGTGGCCGGACGAGTGGTGGACCACCTGAACGGCTACTACACCGCTGTGTTTCCATTACTCTGGGAGGGACAAGCACAAGTTGAG GTGACGCTGGTTCACCCCAGTGAGGCCATCACGGTGCTGCGCAGGCTGAACATGGAGCACCCAGACCGAGTTGAGTACAAGAGTGTCTTCCGCTCCGGCTCTGTCTCTGAAACAATGGTTTGTAACATCTGCCTGCCTCAAAACCAGCCACTGTGCAACTACACCGACCTCCACACGGGGGAGCCGTGGTTCTGCTACAAGCCAAGAAATCTCAACTGCGAAACCAGGATCAGCCACTATAAAGGACGTGTCAGTCAAAACCTCATGGACAAGGAGGAGACGCTCTTTGAAAG tgGGGTCAACATGAAAGTCTCCATTCGTGCATCAGGGCCTGACAAAGTAACTGTGCTGCCAAAGGAGcaag gACAACCAGAGGTGAAGAGCAGCACCGTGAAGCCTGAACCTGCTGGATATTACTACCAGGGTGCATGGCGAGCACTAGGGGGCGCCACAGTTCATCAGTTCAATGACGCCTCTGCCATCAGCCAGTGTCTGACAGACAAGGTGGTGCACATGTACGGCGACTCCACCATGAGACAGTGGTTTGAACACCTCAGCAGAGTTCTGCCAG aCCTCAAGGTGATTAACTTGCACAGCAGCACGCAGTGTGGACCCTTCATGGCCGTGGACACGGCCCGAAACATCTTGGTGAAGTTTCACTGCCACGCCCCTCCAATCCGTTCCTACACCGTCTCATCCATCAAACTCGGCTATGTTTCCAACGAGCTGAACTGGCTGGTTGGAGGCTCCAACACTGTCGTGGTTTTCAGCATCTGGGCTCACTTTGGCACTTATCCCGTCGAGGTGTACATACGGCGACTTCAGAGCATCCGCAGGGCGGTGCAGCGGCTGCTGGACAGAGCTCCCGAGACGCTGGTGGTCATCCGGACAGGAAACCTCAAGGCCTTGACGCTTGACGTGGCGCTGAGCAATAGTGACTGGTACTCACTGCAGCGGGACAAGGTGCTCCGGGACATGTTCAAAGGGCTGAAGAATGTTCACCTGGTGGATGCCTGGGATATGGTCCTAGCCCACCATTTGCCCCATGACCTTCACCCGCCGCCCCCCATTATCAAGAACATGATAGACGTCCTCTTGTCCTACATATGCCCGCCAAAAAATGGCTAA
- the LOC115354923 gene encoding NXPE family member 3-like isoform X2, whose translation MESGAGRSRRIAVAFWLTLINNPKKTAILISIFLAGPAVYVLRYNISTQETPAVAKVKAVRPLFQNKTTPTTPVSNRQHINCSHQQLSPEERRLLDSIAWTKTPHVPVPVSLSTTSDPAHSTFTILLVRAGGQWHVGDELEALIQICDFQGRPKQFGGDFLVARLHDQTLGAGVAGRVVDHLNGYYTAVFPLLWEGQAQVEVTLVHPSEAITVLRRLNMEHPDRVEYKSVFRSGSVSETMVCNICLPQNQPLCNYTDLHTGEPWFCYKPRNLNCETRISHYKGRVSQNLMDKEETLFESGVNMKVSIRASGPDKVTVLPKEQGQPEVKSSTVKPEPAGYYYQGAWRALGGATVHQFNDASAISQCLTDKVVHMYGDSTMRQWFEHLSRVLPDLKVINLHSSTQCGPFMAVDTARNILVKFHCHAPPIRSYTVSSIKLGYVSNELNWLVGGSNTVVVFSIWAHFGTYPVEVYIRRLQSIRRAVQRLLDRAPETLVVIRTGNLKALTLDVALSNSDWYSLQRDKVLRDMFKGLKNVHLVDAWDMVLAHHLPHDLHPPPPIIKNMIDVLLSYICPPKNG comes from the exons ATGGAAAGCGGCGCTGGCAGAAGCAGGAGAATTGCCGTGGCTTTCTGGCTTACTCTTATCAATAACCCCAagaaaactgccatcctcatcTCCATCTTCCTGGCTGGGCCCGCTGTGTATGTGCTGCGATATAACATCAGCACGCAGGAG ACTCCAGCAGTGGCCAAAGTAAAAGCTGTTCGTCCATTG tttcagaataAAACCACCCCCACCACTCCTGTCTCAAACCGCCAACACATCAACTGCAGCCACCAGCAGCTGTCGCCTGAGGAACGCCGCCTGCTGGACTCCATCGCTTGGACTAAAACCCCTCATGTGCCTGTACCCGTGTCCCTAAGcacgacctctgaccccgcccACAGCACCTTCACAATCCTGCTGGTGAGGGCAGGAGGTCAGTGGCATGTAGGCGATGAGCTGGAGGCTCTGATCCAAATTTGTGACTTCCAGGGTCGACCAAAACAATTTGGGGGAGATTTCCTGGTTGCCCGGCTGCATGACCAGACCCTCGGTGCAGGCGTGGCCGGACGAGTGGTGGACCACCTGAACGGCTACTACACCGCTGTGTTTCCATTACTCTGGGAGGGACAAGCACAAGTTGAG GTGACGCTGGTTCACCCCAGTGAGGCCATCACGGTGCTGCGCAGGCTGAACATGGAGCACCCAGACCGAGTTGAGTACAAGAGTGTCTTCCGCTCCGGCTCTGTCTCTGAAACAATGGTTTGTAACATCTGCCTGCCTCAAAACCAGCCACTGTGCAACTACACCGACCTCCACACGGGGGAGCCGTGGTTCTGCTACAAGCCAAGAAATCTCAACTGCGAAACCAGGATCAGCCACTATAAAGGACGTGTCAGTCAAAACCTCATGGACAAGGAGGAGACGCTCTTTGAAAG tgGGGTCAACATGAAAGTCTCCATTCGTGCATCAGGGCCTGACAAAGTAACTGTGCTGCCAAAGGAGcaag gACAACCAGAGGTGAAGAGCAGCACCGTGAAGCCTGAACCTGCTGGATATTACTACCAGGGTGCATGGCGAGCACTAGGGGGCGCCACAGTTCATCAGTTCAATGACGCCTCTGCCATCAGCCAGTGTCTGACAGACAAGGTGGTGCACATGTACGGCGACTCCACCATGAGACAGTGGTTTGAACACCTCAGCAGAGTTCTGCCAG aCCTCAAGGTGATTAACTTGCACAGCAGCACGCAGTGTGGACCCTTCATGGCCGTGGACACGGCCCGAAACATCTTGGTGAAGTTTCACTGCCACGCCCCTCCAATCCGTTCCTACACCGTCTCATCCATCAAACTCGGCTATGTTTCCAACGAGCTGAACTGGCTGGTTGGAGGCTCCAACACTGTCGTGGTTTTCAGCATCTGGGCTCACTTTGGCACTTATCCCGTCGAGGTGTACATACGGCGACTTCAGAGCATCCGCAGGGCGGTGCAGCGGCTGCTGGACAGAGCTCCCGAGACGCTGGTGGTCATCCGGACAGGAAACCTCAAGGCCTTGACGCTTGACGTGGCGCTGAGCAATAGTGACTGGTACTCACTGCAGCGGGACAAGGTGCTCCGGGACATGTTCAAAGGGCTGAAGAATGTTCACCTGGTGGATGCCTGGGATATGGTCCTAGCCCACCATTTGCCCCATGACCTTCACCCGCCGCCCCCCATTATCAAGAACATGATAGACGTCCTCTTGTCCTACATATGCCCGCCAAAAAATGGCTAA
- the LOC115354923 gene encoding NXPE family member 3-like isoform X1, protein MESGAGRSRRIAVAFWLTLINNPKKTAILISIFLAGPAVYVLRYNISTQETPAVAKVKAVRPLTPAVAKVTAVHQVFQNKTTPTTPVSNRQHINCSHQQLSPEERRLLDSIAWTKTPHVPVPVSLSTTSDPAHSTFTILLVRAGGQWHVGDELEALIQICDFQGRPKQFGGDFLVARLHDQTLGAGVAGRVVDHLNGYYTAVFPLLWEGQAQVEVTLVHPSEAITVLRRLNMEHPDRVEYKSVFRSGSVSETMVCNICLPQNQPLCNYTDLHTGEPWFCYKPRNLNCETRISHYKGRVSQNLMDKEETLFESGVNMKVSIRASGPDKVTVLPKEQGQPEVKSSTVKPEPAGYYYQGAWRALGGATVHQFNDASAISQCLTDKVVHMYGDSTMRQWFEHLSRVLPDLKVINLHSSTQCGPFMAVDTARNILVKFHCHAPPIRSYTVSSIKLGYVSNELNWLVGGSNTVVVFSIWAHFGTYPVEVYIRRLQSIRRAVQRLLDRAPETLVVIRTGNLKALTLDVALSNSDWYSLQRDKVLRDMFKGLKNVHLVDAWDMVLAHHLPHDLHPPPPIIKNMIDVLLSYICPPKNG, encoded by the exons ATGGAAAGCGGCGCTGGCAGAAGCAGGAGAATTGCCGTGGCTTTCTGGCTTACTCTTATCAATAACCCCAagaaaactgccatcctcatcTCCATCTTCCTGGCTGGGCCCGCTGTGTATGTGCTGCGATATAACATCAGCACGCAGGAG ACTCCAGCAGTGGCCAAAGTAAAAGCTGTTCGTCCATTG ACTCCAGCAGTGGCCAAAGTAACAGCTGTTCATCAGGTG tttcagaataAAACCACCCCCACCACTCCTGTCTCAAACCGCCAACACATCAACTGCAGCCACCAGCAGCTGTCGCCTGAGGAACGCCGCCTGCTGGACTCCATCGCTTGGACTAAAACCCCTCATGTGCCTGTACCCGTGTCCCTAAGcacgacctctgaccccgcccACAGCACCTTCACAATCCTGCTGGTGAGGGCAGGAGGTCAGTGGCATGTAGGCGATGAGCTGGAGGCTCTGATCCAAATTTGTGACTTCCAGGGTCGACCAAAACAATTTGGGGGAGATTTCCTGGTTGCCCGGCTGCATGACCAGACCCTCGGTGCAGGCGTGGCCGGACGAGTGGTGGACCACCTGAACGGCTACTACACCGCTGTGTTTCCATTACTCTGGGAGGGACAAGCACAAGTTGAG GTGACGCTGGTTCACCCCAGTGAGGCCATCACGGTGCTGCGCAGGCTGAACATGGAGCACCCAGACCGAGTTGAGTACAAGAGTGTCTTCCGCTCCGGCTCTGTCTCTGAAACAATGGTTTGTAACATCTGCCTGCCTCAAAACCAGCCACTGTGCAACTACACCGACCTCCACACGGGGGAGCCGTGGTTCTGCTACAAGCCAAGAAATCTCAACTGCGAAACCAGGATCAGCCACTATAAAGGACGTGTCAGTCAAAACCTCATGGACAAGGAGGAGACGCTCTTTGAAAG tgGGGTCAACATGAAAGTCTCCATTCGTGCATCAGGGCCTGACAAAGTAACTGTGCTGCCAAAGGAGcaag gACAACCAGAGGTGAAGAGCAGCACCGTGAAGCCTGAACCTGCTGGATATTACTACCAGGGTGCATGGCGAGCACTAGGGGGCGCCACAGTTCATCAGTTCAATGACGCCTCTGCCATCAGCCAGTGTCTGACAGACAAGGTGGTGCACATGTACGGCGACTCCACCATGAGACAGTGGTTTGAACACCTCAGCAGAGTTCTGCCAG aCCTCAAGGTGATTAACTTGCACAGCAGCACGCAGTGTGGACCCTTCATGGCCGTGGACACGGCCCGAAACATCTTGGTGAAGTTTCACTGCCACGCCCCTCCAATCCGTTCCTACACCGTCTCATCCATCAAACTCGGCTATGTTTCCAACGAGCTGAACTGGCTGGTTGGAGGCTCCAACACTGTCGTGGTTTTCAGCATCTGGGCTCACTTTGGCACTTATCCCGTCGAGGTGTACATACGGCGACTTCAGAGCATCCGCAGGGCGGTGCAGCGGCTGCTGGACAGAGCTCCCGAGACGCTGGTGGTCATCCGGACAGGAAACCTCAAGGCCTTGACGCTTGACGTGGCGCTGAGCAATAGTGACTGGTACTCACTGCAGCGGGACAAGGTGCTCCGGGACATGTTCAAAGGGCTGAAGAATGTTCACCTGGTGGATGCCTGGGATATGGTCCTAGCCCACCATTTGCCCCATGACCTTCACCCGCCGCCCCCCATTATCAAGAACATGATAGACGTCCTCTTGTCCTACATATGCCCGCCAAAAAATGGCTAA
- the LOC115355614 gene encoding NXPE family member 3-like, which yields MTSTFTMLRVFPVQKHQPANCSHQQLSPDERRLLDSIAWPETPPLPVPISLKATSDPTHSTFTILPVRAGGQWYVGDELEALIQIGDFQGRPKHFGGDFLVARLHDQTLGAGVAGRVVDHLNGYYTAVFPLLWEGRAQVEVTLVHPSEAITVLRRLNMEYPDRVEFKSLFRSGSVSETMVCNICLPQNQPLCNYTDLHTGEPWFCYKPKNLSCDTRINHYKGYVSQNLMAKEETLFESGVNMKVSIHASGPDKVTVLPKEQGQPEVKSSTVKPEPAGYYYQGAWRALGGATVHQFNDASAISQCLTDKVVHLYGDSTMRQWFEHLSRVLPDLKVFNLHSSMQCGPFMAVDTARNILVKFHCHAPPIRSYTVSSIKLSYVANELDWLVGGSNTVVVFTIWAHFGTYPVGVYLRRLQSIRKAVQRLLDRAPDTLVVIRTGNLKALNLDVALSNSDWYSLQRDKVLRAVFKGLNVRLVDAWDMVLAHHLPHDLHPPPPIIKNMIDVLLSYICPPKNG from the exons TCCACCTTCACCATGCTGAGAGTCTTCCCTGTCCAAAAACATCAGCCTGCTAACTGCAGCCACCAGCAGCTGTCACCTGATGAACGCCGCCTGCTGGACTCCATCGCTTGGCCTGaaacccctcccctccctgtgcCCATATCCCTGAAGGCAACCTCTGACCCCACCCACAGCACCTTCACAATCCTGCCGGTGAGGGCAGGAGGTCAGTGGTATGTCGGCGATGAGCTGGAGGCTCTAATCCAAATTGGTGACTTCCAGGGTCGTCCAAAACACTTCGGGGGAGATTTCCTGGTTGCCCGGCTGCATGACCAGACCCTCGGTGCAGGCGTGGCCGGGCGAGTGGTGGACCACCTGAATGGCTACTACACCGCTGTGTTTCCATTACTATGGGAGGGACGAGCACAAGTTGAG GTGACGCTGGTTCACCCCAGTGAGGCCATCACGGTGCTGCGCAGGCTGAACATGGAGTACCCAGACCGAGTTGAGTTCAAGAGCCTCTTCCGCTCCGGCTCTGTCTCTGAAACAATGGTTTGTAACATCTGCCTGCCTCAAAACCAACCACTGTGCAACTACACCGACCTCCACACGGGGGAGCCGTGGTTCTGCTACAAGCCAAAGAATCTGAGCTGTGATACCAGGATCAACCACTATAAAGGATATGTGAGTCAAAACCTCATGGCCAAGGAGGAGACGCTCTTTGAAAG tgGGGTCAACATGAAAGTCTCCATTCATGCATCAGGGCCTGACAAAGTAACTGTGCTGCCAAAGGAGcaag gACAACCAGAGGTGAAGAGCAGCACCGTGAAGCCTGAACCTGCTGGATATTACTACCAGGGTGCATGGCGAGCACTGGGGGGTGCCACAGTTCATCAGTTCAACGACGCCTCTGCCATCAGCCAGTGTCTGACAGACAAGGTGGTGCACCTGTACGGCGACTCCACCATGAGACAGTGGTTTGAACACCTCAGCAGAGTTCTGCCAG aCCTCAAGGTGTTTAATTTGCACAGCAGCATGCAGTGTGGACCCTTCATGGCTGTGGACACGGCCCGAAACATCTTGGTGAAGTTTCACTGCCACGCCCCTCCAATCCGTTCCTACACCGTCTCATCCATCAAACTCAGCTATGTTGCCAACGAGCTGGACTGGCTGGTTGGAGGCTCCAACACTGTCGTGGTTTTCACCATCTGGGCTCACTTTGGCACTTATCCCGTCGGGGTGTACCTACGGCGACTTCAGAGCATCCGCAAGGCGGTGCAGCGGCTGCTGGACAGAGCTCCTGACACGCTGGTGGTCATCCGGACAGGAAACCTCAAGGCCTTGAATCTTGACGTGGCGCTGAGCAATAGTGACTGGTACTCCCTGCAGCGGGATAAGGTGCTCCGGGCCGTGTTCAAAGGGCTGAACGTTCGCCTGGTGGATGCCTGGGATATGGTCCTGGCCCACCATTTGCCCCATGACCTTCACCCGCCGCCCCCCATTATCAAGAACATGATAGACGTCCTCTTGTCCTACATATGCCCGCCAAAAAATGGCTAA